A region of Ferruginibacter albus DNA encodes the following proteins:
- a CDS encoding DUF6580 family putative transport protein, translated as MKFDKSLLISFILLIVIASLYRVMPGRPMGFAPHIAMALFGGAVISDKKMSFILPLLSLLISDIIYEVLYINKLSVMPGFYSGQWVNYLWFALLTVIGFAVKKENAVSIAAGSVIGATAFFILSNFGDWLGGGLDINNVAYPKTWAGLERCYAEAIPFYQNSLFATLFFSTVLFGGYYLANKYWVKKTVAVA; from the coding sequence ATGAAATTTGACAAATCTCTCCTAATAAGTTTTATTTTATTGATAGTGATTGCTTCTTTGTATAGAGTAATGCCCGGCAGACCAATGGGTTTTGCTCCGCATATTGCAATGGCTTTGTTTGGAGGCGCTGTCATCAGCGATAAAAAGATGTCTTTTATATTGCCTTTATTGTCGTTGCTGATCTCAGATATTATTTACGAAGTTTTATACATCAATAAATTATCAGTAATGCCCGGTTTTTATAGCGGACAATGGGTTAATTACTTATGGTTCGCACTGCTTACCGTGATCGGTTTTGCCGTTAAAAAAGAAAATGCAGTTTCTATAGCTGCCGGCTCTGTTATCGGCGCAACCGCATTCTTCATCCTTTCAAATTTTGGAGATTGGTTAGGCGGTGGGTTGGATATAAACAACGTAGCTTATCCTAAAACATGGGCAGGTTTGGAACGTTGTTATGCAGAAGCAATTCCTTTCTATCAAAATAGCTTGTTCGCCACTTTATTCTTTAGTACAGTGTTGTTTGGAGGTTATTATTTAGCCAATAAATATTGGGTAAAGAAAACTGTTGCGGTAGCGTAG
- a CDS encoding carboxypeptidase-like regulatory domain-containing protein, whose protein sequence is MKKTIFSIPTPCHEDWNNMTSTEKGRFCLSCKKEVIDFTIMADSEVIRHFDKATNEVCGRFLPEQLERQMTAPKKPFFGLNYFFSVLIPAFLFVQKANAQKQPVAESISIVDNQKNSDQLFAKGEIAVAAKQTIKGKVTDNKGQPIPYATVTLRNKSRGVITDSAGNFVLDLPYKSKPIAIIVSSIGYESQTMIVNPDSFNTIRLVVLPVTTQGDVVVVIAGAVRRKKQIKTRTKAAAIFNKVIDSLNRKNLINVYPNPVSHNSVVTIDMKNVQKGEYALLVVNIDGSILQEATIQVPVSDYIFHLDLKAGITNGTYFIKIMAPDKKIVHTGKILVIN, encoded by the coding sequence ATGAAAAAAACAATATTCTCTATTCCAACTCCCTGTCATGAAGATTGGAATAATATGACATCAACCGAAAAAGGTAGATTCTGCTTGTCCTGCAAAAAAGAGGTGATAGATTTTACAATAATGGCGGATAGTGAAGTAATTCGTCATTTTGATAAAGCAACCAATGAGGTTTGCGGAAGGTTTTTGCCGGAACAATTAGAGCGGCAAATGACGGCGCCTAAAAAGCCATTCTTTGGGTTAAACTATTTTTTCAGTGTATTAATACCGGCATTTTTGTTTGTTCAAAAAGCAAATGCACAAAAGCAACCTGTTGCTGAAAGTATTTCAATAGTAGATAATCAAAAAAACAGCGACCAACTATTTGCAAAAGGAGAAATTGCTGTTGCCGCTAAACAAACGATCAAAGGAAAAGTAACAGATAATAAAGGGCAGCCTATTCCTTATGCAACTGTTACCCTAAGGAATAAAAGCAGGGGAGTGATCACAGATTCTGCAGGGAACTTTGTTTTGGACTTGCCTTATAAAAGCAAACCAATTGCTATTATAGTTTCAAGTATTGGTTATGAGAGCCAGACAATGATTGTTAACCCGGATAGCTTTAATACAATTCGATTAGTTGTATTACCGGTTACTACACAAGGGGATGTTGTTGTTGTGATTGCAGGAGCCGTTCGAAGAAAGAAACAAATAAAGACAAGAACTAAAGCAGCTGCAATATTTAATAAAGTTATTGACAGCCTTAATCGTAAGAACCTTATAAATGTTTATCCAAACCCTGTATCCCATAATTCTGTAGTTACTATTGATATGAAAAATGTGCAAAAAGGGGAATATGCTTTATTAGTTGTAAATATTGATGGAAGCATACTGCAGGAAGCAACGATACAAGTGCCGGTTTCGGACTATATTTTTCATTTAGATCTAAAAGCGGGCATTACAAATGGCACTTACTTTATTAAAATAATGGCTCCTGATAAAAAAATAGTCCATACCGGGAAGATCCTCGTAATAAATTAG
- a CDS encoding acyl-CoA carboxylase subunit beta, producing the protein MSKRTMLATKTTTHKMNIESNKNEDAMKLAWAQAKQRLQKIYEGGGKKSIDKQKERDKLTARERIDHLLDKGKLFTEIGAFAGYEMYEEYGGCPSGGTVSGIGYVSGRQCVIVANDQTVKAGAWFPITGKKNLRMQEIAIENKLPIIYLVDSAGVFLPLQDEIFPDKEHFGKIFYNNARMSAMGITQIAAVMGACVAGGAYLPIMSDETLMVEGNGSIYLAGPYLVKAAIGEDVDSETLGGADTHNAISGIADYKFENEKECLDQVKKIIGSLGHTKKAGFDRVEAKAPSKKQEDIYTIISENNTKPYDVTKIIECFVDADSFTQFKEEYGKTIVCGYARVDGWSVGIVANQRLIVKTQKGEMQLGGVIYNDSADKAARFIMNCNQKKIPLVFLQDVTGFMVGSRSEHSGIIKDGAKLVNAVANSVVPKITFITGNSYGAGNYAMCGKAYDPRFIYAWPSAKIAVMGGEQAAKTLLQIQVAALKSNGKEITTEEENKLLNEIIARYNAQTTPYYAAARLWVDDIIDPASTRTLISEAIAAADNNDHIAEFKTGVFQV; encoded by the coding sequence ATGAGTAAACGCACTATGCTTGCTACAAAAACAACTACGCATAAGATGAATATAGAATCAAACAAAAACGAAGACGCCATGAAACTGGCTTGGGCACAAGCTAAACAGCGGCTGCAAAAGATCTATGAAGGTGGTGGCAAAAAATCGATCGACAAACAAAAAGAACGCGACAAGTTGACTGCCCGTGAACGCATTGATCATTTACTAGACAAAGGCAAGCTGTTCACAGAGATCGGTGCTTTTGCAGGTTATGAAATGTATGAAGAATATGGCGGTTGTCCGTCAGGCGGTACCGTTAGTGGCATCGGTTATGTAAGCGGCAGGCAATGTGTAATTGTAGCGAATGATCAAACCGTGAAAGCAGGTGCCTGGTTCCCTATTACCGGCAAAAAGAATCTGCGCATGCAGGAGATCGCTATTGAAAATAAATTACCCATTATTTATTTGGTGGATAGCGCCGGTGTTTTTCTTCCTTTACAGGATGAAATATTTCCCGACAAAGAACATTTTGGCAAGATCTTTTATAACAATGCCCGTATGAGTGCTATGGGCATTACACAGATTGCTGCTGTGATGGGCGCTTGTGTGGCAGGTGGCGCCTACCTTCCGATAATGAGCGATGAGACATTGATGGTAGAAGGTAATGGATCTATTTATTTAGCGGGACCTTATTTGGTAAAAGCTGCTATTGGTGAAGATGTTGACAGTGAGACATTGGGTGGTGCTGATACGCATAATGCTATCAGCGGTATTGCCGATTATAAATTTGAAAATGAAAAGGAATGTTTAGACCAGGTAAAGAAAATAATCGGTTCGTTAGGACATACAAAAAAAGCAGGCTTTGATAGAGTTGAAGCAAAAGCCCCTTCCAAAAAACAAGAAGACATTTATACCATCATCAGCGAGAATAATACCAAGCCTTATGACGTAACAAAGATCATTGAATGTTTTGTGGATGCCGATAGCTTTACACAATTCAAGGAAGAGTATGGCAAGACGATCGTTTGCGGTTATGCCCGTGTTGATGGCTGGTCGGTGGGCATTGTGGCCAACCAACGTTTGATCGTAAAAACACAAAAAGGCGAAATGCAGTTAGGCGGTGTTATTTATAATGACAGTGCAGACAAAGCTGCCCGCTTTATTATGAACTGCAATCAAAAGAAAATCCCTTTGGTGTTTTTGCAGGATGTTACCGGCTTTATGGTAGGCAGCAGAAGCGAACATTCCGGCATTATTAAAGACGGCGCTAAGCTGGTGAATGCAGTTGCTAATTCTGTTGTTCCGAAAATTACTTTTATTACCGGCAACAGTTATGGTGCCGGCAATTATGCCATGTGCGGCAAAGCCTATGATCCCCGGTTTATTTATGCATGGCCCTCTGCTAAGATCGCAGTAATGGGTGGTGAACAGGCTGCCAAAACATTATTGCAAATACAGGTGGCTGCATTAAAATCAAACGGCAAAGAAATTACTACCGAAGAAGAAAATAAATTGTTGAATGAGATCATAGCACGTTATAATGCACAAACCACTCCTTACTATGCTGCTGCACGTTTATGGGTAGACGATATTATCGACCCTGCCTCTACCAGAACATTAATATCGGAAGCAATTGCTGCAGCTGATAATAACGACCATATTGCTGAATTTAAAACGGGCGTGTTCCAGGTATAA
- the rnhA gene encoding ribonuclease HI, with protein MSSKQVIVYTDGSSRGNPGPGGYGVILIWGTVRKELSQGYRRTTNNRMELMAVIAALEAMKKDNLQLLVHSDSSYVVKAIEEGWLKNWIRTNFSGGKKNRDLWMRFHQLSQKHQVNMKWVKGHADNPYNNRCDELATAAADGGNLLVDEGYESEQ; from the coding sequence ATGTCTTCTAAACAGGTAATCGTTTATACAGATGGTTCTTCACGAGGTAACCCCGGTCCCGGTGGCTATGGTGTTATTTTAATATGGGGTACCGTGAGAAAAGAATTGTCACAAGGTTATCGCAGAACCACTAACAACCGCATGGAGTTAATGGCGGTGATCGCTGCATTGGAAGCGATGAAAAAAGATAATCTTCAATTACTGGTTCATTCGGATAGCTCTTATGTAGTAAAAGCAATTGAAGAAGGCTGGCTGAAGAACTGGATAAGAACCAATTTTAGCGGCGGCAAAAAGAACAGAGATCTTTGGATGCGCTTTCATCAACTATCACAAAAGCACCAGGTAAACATGAAATGGGTGAAAGGTCATGCAGACAATCCTTATAACAATCGATGTGATGAATTAGCTACTGCTGCTGCAGACGGAGGAAATTTATTGGTAGATGAAGGTTATGAGTCTGAACAATGA
- a CDS encoding XAC2610-related protein, whose product MKQVFCLLILLSFISCKNTVNKTQKKVSDTVIIKHDSIASIKNDTLPRKFISYASVKVYLDSLLEAKKDLPAFEEQKLVYDTVGNAINSAIIIGNLFNPETKSAVLLYRSGDSTLNCQVFKNFGNKWIKDFESTMGYYKDDEPEPIKIQDINGDKIPDLKIIKQFDVSAIYLLEIADAWVYNGKTFTKIKDFDNIGNAEYDSINNKVCSYVSGGSGMFTAFEEYRITNNKATLLKTINCDYNYKNENFELTINNGKPFFVEGTEVYKYVPRIYQSHIKEQLKE is encoded by the coding sequence ATGAAACAAGTTTTTTGTCTATTAATCCTGCTTTCATTTATCTCTTGCAAAAACACCGTTAATAAAACTCAAAAAAAAGTTAGTGACACAGTTATTATTAAACATGATTCAATTGCTTCTATTAAAAACGATACCCTTCCACGTAAATTTATTTCTTACGCCTCGGTAAAAGTGTATTTAGACAGCCTGCTGGAAGCTAAAAAAGACCTTCCGGCTTTTGAGGAACAAAAGCTGGTATATGATACAGTCGGTAATGCCATCAACAGCGCCATTATAATTGGAAATTTATTTAACCCCGAAACAAAAAGTGCCGTATTGCTGTATCGGTCAGGAGACTCAACCTTAAATTGCCAGGTTTTTAAAAATTTCGGAAATAAATGGATAAAAGATTTTGAATCTACTATGGGATATTATAAAGATGATGAACCAGAGCCCATCAAAATACAAGATATTAATGGCGATAAAATTCCTGATTTGAAAATCATAAAACAATTTGACGTGTCTGCTATTTATCTTCTAGAAATTGCAGATGCCTGGGTTTATAATGGAAAAACTTTTACAAAAATTAAGGATTTTGACAATATCGGAAATGCGGAATATGACTCTATTAACAATAAAGTTTGTTCCTATGTATCGGGAGGTTCAGGAATGTTTACAGCATTCGAAGAATATAGAATTACCAATAATAAAGCAACTCTTTTAAAAACTATCAATTGCGATTATAATTATAAAAATGAAAATTTTGAGTTAACTATTAATAATGGCAAACCTTTTTTTGTAGAGGGGACTGAGGTGTATAAATATGTTCCACGCATTTATCAATCGCATATCAAAGAGCAATTAAAAGAATAA
- a CDS encoding 3'-5' exonuclease: protein MSLQLARPIAFIDLETTGVNLSTDRIIEIAIVKILPDGTRQNKRKLLNPQMLIPKQSSDVHGITDEMVKDAPSFKQVANELKQFIEGCDLGGYNSNRFDIPLLMEEFLRAGMEIDLSDRKMVDVQHIFYTMEPRTLTAAYKFYCEKELVNAHGAEADINATIEVLLSQIKRYPHLGVSVESILGVIGEDKVVDYARRFLFDDKGNEIFNFGKHKGRVVAEVLKAEPQYYDWMMKGDFPLHTKQKLTEIFNRALLKNN, encoded by the coding sequence ATGTCATTACAGTTAGCTCGTCCGATTGCTTTTATTGATTTAGAAACAACCGGAGTTAATCTCTCTACAGACAGGATCATTGAAATTGCCATTGTAAAAATTTTGCCCGACGGTACCCGTCAAAATAAACGTAAGTTGCTAAACCCGCAAATGCTTATTCCGAAACAATCATCGGATGTGCATGGTATTACCGACGAAATGGTGAAAGATGCACCTTCATTCAAGCAAGTGGCAAATGAATTAAAACAGTTTATTGAAGGCTGCGATCTGGGTGGTTATAACAGTAACCGTTTTGATATTCCATTATTAATGGAAGAGTTTTTGCGTGCAGGAATGGAAATAGATCTTAGCGATCGTAAAATGGTGGATGTGCAACATATTTTCTATACCATGGAGCCGCGTACACTAACAGCTGCGTATAAGTTCTATTGCGAAAAAGAACTGGTGAATGCACATGGCGCCGAAGCTGATATTAATGCAACGATCGAAGTGCTGCTTTCACAAATAAAACGTTATCCTCATTTGGGCGTTTCCGTTGAGTCTATCTTAGGAGTGATCGGCGAAGACAAGGTCGTGGATTATGCCCGCAGGTTTTTATTCGATGATAAAGGAAATGAAATTTTCAACTTCGGAAAACATAAAGGAAGAGTAGTGGCAGAGGTATTAAAAGCCGAACCGCAGTATTACGACTGGATGATGAAAGGCGATTTTCCACTACACACCAAGCAAAAACTAACCGAAATATTTAACCGGGCTTTGTTAAAAAACAACTAA
- a CDS encoding DinB family protein yields the protein MPNEVSRILQLLTDLQHGESWVGTSFKEALQGVNAEAASISDNHNSIWQLVSHLIYWRTRVYNRLNGNNNPPPFMDFRLPEELTEETWKQTIHDFELSYHTLRTAIHNFKEENLSKPSPKEGQTFYQLLHGSLLHDAYHLGQIVLIKKNRLNAAI from the coding sequence ATGCCTAATGAAGTAAGCCGCATTTTACAATTGCTAACCGATCTGCAGCACGGCGAAAGCTGGGTAGGAACAAGCTTTAAAGAAGCCTTACAAGGTGTAAATGCGGAAGCCGCTTCCATCTCCGATAACCACAACAGCATCTGGCAATTGGTATCGCATTTAATTTACTGGCGTACCAGGGTGTATAATCGTCTTAATGGAAATAACAATCCGCCACCATTTATGGATTTTCGCTTGCCCGAAGAATTAACTGAAGAAACATGGAAACAAACCATTCACGATTTTGAATTGTCGTATCATACCTTGCGTACCGCCATTCATAATTTCAAGGAAGAAAATTTAAGCAAGCCGTCTCCTAAAGAAGGACAAACGTTTTATCAATTACTGCACGGAAGCCTCTTGCACGATGCCTATCATTTGGGGCAAATTGTATTGATCAAAAAGAATAGGTTAAACGCTGCAATATAA
- a CDS encoding polyprenol monophosphomannose synthase: MDKLVIIPTYNEKDNIRSIISAVMDLPDGFHVLIIDDGSPDGTAAIVQSLFSTYPDRLFLEQRTGKLGLGTAYIHGFRWALSKGYKYICEMDADFSHNPKDLSRLYAACKNGADVAIGSRYVKGGAVENWPTNRIMLSKGASLYTRLITWMPINDPTAGFVCYRREVLDAINLSAIEFSGYAFQIEMKFAAWKLGFKIEEVPITFKDRTFGDSKMNKGIVKEGILGVLQLRWHSLFKSYRNKVKNTAYITNTSPFHDKEVILESK; the protein is encoded by the coding sequence TTGGATAAATTAGTTATCATACCTACATACAATGAGAAGGATAACATTCGCAGCATCATTTCAGCGGTGATGGATCTGCCGGATGGTTTTCATGTGCTCATCATCGATGATGGTTCTCCCGATGGAACAGCTGCCATTGTTCAATCCTTGTTTTCAACTTATCCCGACAGGTTATTCTTGGAACAGCGCACCGGTAAGCTTGGGTTGGGAACAGCCTACATTCACGGCTTTCGTTGGGCCTTGTCAAAAGGGTATAAGTATATCTGCGAAATGGATGCAGATTTTTCACACAATCCTAAAGATCTTTCACGTTTATATGCAGCCTGTAAAAACGGTGCCGATGTTGCCATTGGTTCCCGCTATGTAAAAGGGGGTGCTGTTGAAAATTGGCCAACCAACAGGATCATGCTTTCTAAAGGTGCATCTTTATATACCCGCCTCATTACATGGATGCCGATCAATGATCCAACTGCCGGTTTTGTTTGTTATCGCCGTGAAGTGTTGGATGCAATTAATTTATCAGCTATTGAATTCAGCGGTTATGCGTTCCAGATAGAAATGAAATTTGCTGCCTGGAAGCTTGGTTTTAAGATAGAAGAAGTGCCCATCACTTTCAAAGACCGTACTTTTGGCGACAGCAAAATGAACAAAGGCATTGTAAAAGAAGGTATTCTCGGCGTATTACAATTACGCTGGCACAGCCTGTTTAAAAGCTATCGCAATAAGGTAAAAAATACAGCCTACATCACCAATACTTCACCCTTTCACGACAAAGAAGTAATTCTCGAAAGCAAATAA
- a CDS encoding T9SS type A sorting domain-containing protein, producing MKKAIFSIPIPCHEDWDNMTSTDKGRFCLSCKKDVVDFAAMTDNEIIRYFNKASNEVCGSFLPEQLDRTMAVAKEPFFSWKYFFHVFIPVFLFSQRASSQELRKSITSSIKKVQVDTTEAKKITSSELLSAKVKKEDDPFPVRSLDTVVVKASYRTRTLGAMMGVSYVIQRRTVTKFVDTLLRRNIITVYPNPVVNNSAVNIDMRSVQTGEYSLLIADVSGKILQQENIQVPGSNFVFHLDLKATITNGTYFMRIINPAKKLSYTEKIMIMK from the coding sequence ATGAAAAAAGCAATATTTTCTATTCCAATTCCTTGTCATGAAGATTGGGATAATATGACTTCAACCGATAAAGGGCGCTTCTGCTTATCCTGTAAAAAAGATGTGGTAGATTTTGCTGCAATGACCGATAATGAAATAATACGTTATTTTAATAAAGCATCCAATGAAGTTTGTGGAAGCTTTTTGCCGGAGCAATTGGATCGAACAATGGCCGTTGCTAAAGAACCTTTTTTTTCATGGAAATATTTTTTTCATGTTTTTATTCCCGTGTTTTTGTTTTCACAGAGAGCAAGTTCACAAGAGCTAAGAAAAAGCATAACAAGTAGCATAAAAAAAGTACAGGTTGATACTACTGAAGCTAAAAAAATAACTTCTTCAGAATTGCTTTCGGCAAAAGTAAAAAAAGAGGATGACCCGTTTCCGGTAAGATCTTTAGATACGGTAGTAGTAAAAGCAAGCTATAGAACAAGGACGCTTGGAGCAATGATGGGAGTTTCCTATGTAATACAAAGAAGAACAGTTACAAAGTTCGTAGATACTTTATTACGCAGAAACATCATTACGGTTTATCCTAATCCCGTAGTCAACAACTCTGCTGTTAATATTGATATGAGATCTGTACAGACGGGTGAATATTCATTATTAATTGCAGATGTATCAGGTAAAATACTGCAGCAGGAAAATATCCAGGTGCCTGGTTCAAACTTTGTTTTCCATCTGGATCTAAAAGCAACCATTACAAACGGTACATATTTTATGCGGATAATTAATCCTGCAAAAAAATTATCATACACAGAAAAAATCATGATCATGAAATGA
- a CDS encoding cupredoxin domain-containing protein has product MRVKLLIAAGILILIISFTQFSCSKSNTNGGGGTPPPGGAATVVISMSNMQFVPSTTTVTKGTIIKWQNNDPYAHHIINNDGDSTSFESGDISGTSTSGGYYGNSTVPGGTFSYTTNKAGTYPYHCTIHGLMMSGVLIVNE; this is encoded by the coding sequence ATGAGAGTCAAACTTCTTATCGCAGCGGGTATTTTAATTTTGATCATTTCGTTTACACAATTTTCCTGTAGTAAAAGCAACACCAATGGCGGCGGCGGAACTCCTCCTCCCGGCGGTGCTGCTACAGTAGTCATTAGTATGTCGAACATGCAATTTGTTCCATCAACTACAACCGTAACCAAGGGTACAATTATCAAGTGGCAGAATAATGATCCTTATGCGCATCATATCATCAACAACGATGGAGACAGCACCAGCTTTGAAAGTGGTGACATTTCAGGAACCAGCACCAGCGGTGGGTATTATGGCAACAGCACGGTTCCGGGAGGTACGTTTTCTTATACAACCAATAAAGCCGGTACGTATCCATATCATTGCACTATACATGGCTTGATGATGTCGGGAGTGTTGATAGTAAATGAATAA
- a CDS encoding YkgJ family cysteine cluster protein — MQPINLRSFKTQVKKYKRSFKLFLTRIEKDPPRHLHKLVDEVDAEVWPQIDCLSCGNCCKSMTPTFTPSDIKRISSHFKMTPEQFKDKWLFYEKRDKDWQNKKQPCQFLNLKDNKCSIYEIRPTDCAEFPHLTKKKVVDYIHIHKQNIEYCPATFKMVERMKEKMTNK, encoded by the coding sequence ATGCAACCTATTAATCTTCGTTCGTTTAAAACACAGGTAAAAAAATATAAACGTTCTTTCAAATTATTCTTAACCAGGATAGAAAAAGATCCACCCAGGCATTTACACAAATTAGTAGACGAAGTGGATGCTGAAGTATGGCCGCAAATTGATTGTTTAAGCTGTGGTAATTGCTGCAAATCGATGACACCTACTTTTACACCAAGCGATATAAAAAGAATCTCCTCTCACTTTAAAATGACGCCGGAACAGTTTAAAGATAAATGGCTGTTCTACGAAAAGCGTGATAAAGATTGGCAAAACAAGAAACAACCCTGCCAGTTCTTAAATCTAAAAGACAACAAGTGTTCTATTTACGAGATACGCCCGACAGACTGTGCAGAGTTTCCACATCTTACTAAAAAGAAAGTGGTGGATTATATTCATATACACAAACAAAATATTGAGTATTGCCCGGCTACGTTTAAAATGGTAGAGCGAATGAAAGAAAAAATGACTAATAAATAA
- a CDS encoding YraN family protein, with protein sequence MAQHNNTGFFGEELAVGYFIRTGFEIIAKNWRYSYYEVDIIASKASVLHFIEVKTRTGKSYGLPEEKVSNKKIRNLIGAAEQYLYKHPQWKRIQFNVLSITILPNEPVEYFFIEDVYL encoded by the coding sequence ATGGCGCAGCACAATAATACCGGTTTCTTTGGTGAAGAGCTGGCTGTGGGCTATTTTATTAGAACCGGCTTTGAGATCATTGCCAAAAACTGGCGATATTCCTATTATGAAGTGGATATTATTGCCAGCAAAGCATCCGTTCTACACTTTATTGAGGTAAAAACCCGAACCGGCAAAAGCTATGGTTTACCCGAGGAAAAAGTGAGCAATAAAAAGATCAGGAATTTAATCGGGGCTGCGGAGCAATATTTATACAAACATCCTCAATGGAAAAGAATACAATTTAATGTGTTATCAATTACTATTTTGCCAAACGAACCGGTAGAATATTTTTTTATAGAAGATGTGTATCTTTAA
- the xerD gene encoding site-specific tyrosine recombinase XerD, which yields MWEPYKKGYKAYLQLEKSLSDNSVEAYLHDIEKLTYYLQSSNTLKTPQQVQLKDLENFIKWISELGMTAGSQARIISGLRSFYKYCLTEQITTSNPTELLESPKLKRALPDVLSFEEIESIISQIDLSKPEGGRNKAILETLYSCGLRVSEIVNLKISSLYLDVGFIRVIGKGDKERLVPIGGDAIKYINLYRNNIRVHIPIKTGNEDILFLNRRGSKLSRVMIFLIIKELAQKAGITKNISPHTFRHSFATHLVEGGADLRAVQEMLGHESITTTEIYTHLDRDFLRTTLQQFHPAFK from the coding sequence ATGTGGGAACCGTATAAAAAAGGCTATAAAGCATATCTCCAGCTTGAAAAATCGCTTAGCGATAATTCAGTGGAGGCTTATTTGCACGATATAGAAAAGCTTACTTACTATTTACAAAGCAGCAATACACTTAAAACCCCGCAACAGGTTCAACTAAAAGACCTGGAGAATTTTATTAAATGGATAAGCGAGTTGGGAATGACAGCAGGTTCACAGGCAAGGATCATTTCAGGACTACGCAGTTTTTATAAATATTGTTTAACGGAGCAAATAACAACATCCAATCCTACTGAGCTGCTGGAATCTCCTAAGTTAAAAAGAGCGTTGCCCGATGTATTGAGCTTTGAAGAAATTGAAAGCATTATTTCACAAATAGATCTAAGCAAACCCGAAGGCGGAAGAAACAAAGCGATATTGGAAACACTGTATAGTTGCGGTTTACGTGTCAGCGAGATCGTAAATCTTAAGATCAGCTCTTTGTATTTGGATGTTGGCTTTATAAGAGTGATCGGCAAAGGCGATAAAGAAAGATTAGTGCCCATTGGTGGAGATGCAATAAAGTATATAAATCTCTATCGTAATAATATTCGGGTGCACATTCCGATCAAAACAGGCAATGAAGATATCCTGTTTTTAAACCGAAGAGGAAGCAAGCTTAGCAGGGTAATGATATTTTTAATTATTAAAGAGCTGGCACAAAAAGCAGGCATCACTAAAAATATTTCACCGCATACCTTTCGTCATTCTTTTGCAACACATTTGGTAGAAGGCGGCGCAGACCTGCGTGCCGTACAGGAAATGCTGGGGCATGAAAGCATTACCACTACAGAGATCTATACACATCTTGACAGAGATTTTCTCAGAACTACGTTGCAGCAATTTCATCCTGCATTTAAATAA